A single uncultured Acetobacterium sp. DNA region contains:
- a CDS encoding DMT family transporter, with translation MNTTERLEQQELRHAKSGLGFGVVSGMTWGLSGVIMSIAFGMAPFTEGASLLVAPLVGAALHDGFAGFWVFLFNLFNGKWREYGRSLRTKPGMMVCLAAMFGGPIGMSGYMLGITLAGPSYALAITAIYPAIGAILSVIFLKEKIGVRTWIGILLSIMGVAIVSWVPPAAESFPYFYAGIALAFLAAIGWGTEGVISGFGMDMVDPEVAVGIREATSFVVYLVAVIPLLLGVVGYQMFFGAFTTASIGVIAMAALLGGGSYICWYTAINKTGASRAMALNITYALWSVFFSWLLLGTQITPTLIIGGLTIVAGAVLVGANPKELINLRKV, from the coding sequence ATGAACACTACGGAACGACTGGAACAACAAGAATTGCGCCATGCGAAATCGGGTTTAGGCTTCGGGGTCGTATCGGGGATGACTTGGGGATTAAGTGGAGTAATCATGAGTATTGCTTTCGGAATGGCGCCTTTTACAGAAGGGGCTAGTCTTCTGGTAGCACCACTTGTCGGCGCGGCATTGCACGATGGCTTTGCTGGATTTTGGGTTTTTCTTTTTAATTTATTCAATGGTAAATGGCGAGAATATGGCCGAAGTCTCCGTACTAAACCGGGTATGATGGTGTGTTTAGCGGCAATGTTTGGGGGACCGATTGGAATGTCTGGTTATATGTTGGGAATCACCCTGGCAGGACCATCTTATGCACTCGCCATAACGGCAATATATCCAGCAATTGGGGCTATATTATCAGTTATTTTTCTAAAAGAAAAGATTGGTGTTAGAACCTGGATTGGTATTTTACTTTCAATTATGGGTGTTGCAATTGTCAGCTGGGTTCCACCTGCTGCTGAATCTTTCCCATATTTCTACGCTGGTATTGCGCTTGCTTTCTTAGCAGCGATTGGCTGGGGAACAGAAGGCGTTATCTCAGGATTTGGGATGGACATGGTTGATCCAGAAGTTGCGGTGGGAATTCGTGAAGCGACTTCATTCGTTGTTTATTTAGTGGCAGTTATTCCATTATTGCTTGGAGTAGTTGGATATCAAATGTTCTTTGGCGCCTTCACAACAGCAAGTATTGGGGTTATCGCCATGGCCGCACTTTTAGGCGGTGGGTCTTATATCTGTTGGTATACAGCGATCAATAAAACAGGTGCTTCCCGAGCGATGGCACTAAATATTACCTATGCTTTATGGTCAGTATTCTTTAGTTGGTTGTTACTTGGAACACAAATCACTCCTACTCTTATCATTGGCGGTCTCACTATTGTTGCTGGTGCTGTTTTGGTAGGAGCGAATCCAAAAGAATTAATCAATTTAAGAAAAGTTTAA
- a CDS encoding phosphotransferase codes for MKMDTSKMLEFKPTSSAQLYLMYTQIKEIRIGVTSLQEDLDKIFLRNRVVEVIENEYDFGKVNEVLEIFGGYVNRSFGIRVEKDSKVEEYFVRKYKTGIQEKEIEFEHLLITFAKEHGLDIAAGIIPAADGRGYIRIENPIIEGEDENIEYYAVYEYLSGEDKYTWLTPYCNDKEFASMAEVMATFHNAARDFDPMGLERVELKILDFVETLPKIFTDYAEADYDNIYHEFFNKKLDAIIEVIKKNKIPQAIAEKMPYNPTHNDYHPGNVKFKDDQVVGIFDFDWSKIELRLFDVCLGMIYSCCFWEDKEEDKMRLDKCEIFLNAYEQKMHDLKGLTGFTDEEKASMKNMLAFANVYLINWCVDAYYNDMDELNDYEYLAYLKHQIKLMDWIEANEDAIKEMVNRL; via the coding sequence ATGAAAATGGATACGTCAAAAATGTTGGAATTTAAACCAACGAGTTCTGCACAACTTTATCTCATGTATACGCAGATAAAAGAGATTCGAATTGGGGTTACGAGTCTCCAGGAAGATTTAGACAAGATATTTTTAAGAAATCGTGTTGTTGAAGTCATTGAAAACGAATACGATTTTGGTAAAGTAAACGAAGTGCTTGAAATTTTTGGTGGTTATGTCAATCGAAGTTTTGGTATTCGGGTTGAAAAGGACAGCAAGGTTGAAGAGTACTTTGTCAGAAAATATAAAACCGGGATTCAAGAAAAAGAAATCGAATTTGAACATTTATTGATTACCTTTGCCAAAGAACATGGTTTAGATATTGCCGCTGGGATTATACCGGCTGCTGATGGCAGGGGATACATCAGGATCGAAAACCCCATCATCGAAGGTGAAGATGAAAATATTGAATATTATGCCGTTTATGAATATTTAAGCGGTGAAGACAAGTATACCTGGCTCACACCCTATTGTAATGATAAAGAGTTTGCCAGTATGGCCGAAGTCATGGCGACCTTCCACAATGCCGCCAGAGACTTTGATCCCATGGGATTGGAACGGGTTGAACTTAAAATATTGGATTTTGTTGAAACCCTGCCCAAAATATTCACTGATTATGCTGAGGCTGACTATGATAATATTTACCACGAATTTTTCAATAAAAAATTGGATGCCATTATCGAGGTGATCAAGAAAAACAAGATCCCTCAGGCAATCGCAGAAAAAATGCCATACAACCCAACTCACAATGACTATCATCCCGGTAATGTTAAATTCAAAGACGATCAAGTTGTAGGAATTTTCGATTTTGACTGGTCTAAAATTGAATTAAGACTTTTTGATGTTTGTCTGGGAATGATTTACTCCTGTTGCTTCTGGGAAGATAAGGAAGAAGATAAGATGCGGTTGGATAAATGTGAAATCTTCTTGAATGCTTATGAACAGAAGATGCATGACCTTAAAGGCTTAACCGGTTTTACGGACGAAGAAAAAGCCTCGATGAAAAACATGCTGGCTTTTGCCAATGTGTATCTGATTAACTGGTGTGTCGATGCATACTATAATGATATGGATGAGCTTAATGATTATGAATACCTTGCTTATTTAAAACATCAGATTAAGTTAATGGATTGGATTGAAGCAAATGAAGATGCGATCAAAGAAATGGTCAACAGATTATAA
- a CDS encoding MFS transporter, producing the protein MTIIKIDDNINKTKHGYILMRLYQIFKNQSDNYFKEKKMSEQKNSNVWVQIASLSVALLLYTTSMTTPALAEIAKAFPEAAPETIKLISTIPSLMMVFFALISGKLTQYISIKKIITIAMVLIFIGGIPSAFVGNLQFMIVMRFVFGAGYGLVFPMASAVITDLFTGQQANKLMGFKSAVGAAAGMVFQMMGGILAAYNWRFSFLGFILVIPIALIIWFKLPDTGVKKPEKVDASGVKEKKLTTMTYVLALVCALLNIVQFCFMTNLAMVMKADGIGNAAQSATVLSVFTAAAFVVGLLYGNISKILKQFSASIGALFVGLSFVVLILANSMATLIIGAIIFGIGFGMFNPAIVIAVAKSATKPKYAAVAISIYVSGTGIGQFLSPYVLKILRETFNLTASRSDWQIAAVTLIVGSVISVVLVALSLKNAKEITQEA; encoded by the coding sequence GTGACAATTATAAAGATTGATGATAATATTAACAAAACTAAACACGGTTATATTTTAATGCGGTTATACCAAATCTTCAAAAATCAATCCGATAATTATTTTAAGGAGAAAAAAATGAGCGAACAAAAGAATAGTAATGTGTGGGTCCAAATAGCATCCTTGTCAGTTGCTTTACTGCTGTACACAACCAGTATGACAACTCCGGCATTAGCGGAGATTGCAAAGGCATTTCCTGAAGCAGCCCCAGAGACGATTAAACTGATATCCACGATTCCTTCACTGATGATGGTGTTTTTTGCTTTGATATCAGGTAAATTGACTCAGTATATAAGCATCAAGAAAATCATAACAATTGCGATGGTTCTCATTTTCATTGGTGGTATACCTTCGGCGTTTGTCGGAAATCTTCAATTCATGATCGTCATGCGGTTTGTTTTTGGCGCAGGTTATGGCCTCGTCTTCCCAATGGCGTCTGCGGTCATTACCGATCTATTTACTGGACAACAGGCGAATAAGTTAATGGGCTTTAAAAGTGCAGTCGGTGCAGCCGCAGGTATGGTATTCCAAATGATGGGTGGCATACTTGCAGCATATAATTGGCGTTTTTCATTCCTTGGATTCATTTTGGTGATACCAATTGCCCTGATTATCTGGTTTAAGCTTCCAGATACCGGTGTTAAAAAGCCAGAAAAAGTGGACGCTTCCGGAGTAAAAGAAAAGAAACTGACAACGATGACATATGTTTTAGCATTGGTATGTGCTTTGTTAAACATTGTCCAATTTTGTTTTATGACAAATCTGGCAATGGTAATGAAAGCGGATGGTATTGGGAATGCAGCCCAATCAGCAACCGTACTAAGTGTTTTTACCGCAGCTGCGTTTGTTGTGGGTTTACTCTACGGAAATATTTCAAAAATATTAAAACAATTCAGTGCATCTATTGGTGCTTTGTTTGTTGGTTTGTCCTTTGTCGTATTGATTTTGGCAAACAGCATGGCAACCCTCATAATCGGAGCCATTATATTTGGCATCGGTTTTGGAATGTTCAATCCAGCAATTGTAATAGCAGTGGCCAAAAGTGCAACAAAGCCAAAATATGCTGCAGTTGCAATTTCAATCTATGTCAGTGGGACTGGGATTGGACAATTTCTATCACCCTATGTATTAAAGATTTTGAGAGAAACATTTAATTTAACTGCTTCACGATCAGATTGGCAGATTGCAGCGGTCACATTAATCGTCGGCAGTGTTATCTCGGTAGTATTGGTAGCTTTAAGTTTGAAAAATGCTAAAGAAATCACTCAAGAAGCTTAA
- a CDS encoding uroporphyrinogen decarboxylase → MNDRVKKLQDERTQLFTDLYTGTIPKRIPINTALPLECMIEYSGKDLGRTQWSREGVKEIYEKALEITCSDAYPANFSRYPAHFHILKSIGFRMGSNGIIQHPEISGMLPEDYDEFIKNPYDCLMENIFPRLYPALDTEPVHRSMVLAKAMKAYYEYIEFYAGIDQELINEYGFFVPPPGSSTGGTTPFDFLADFPRGFKGITMDIKRCPEKILEACEAILPLSIKKGTPIKASPLGSNFIALHMATYLRTKDFEKYYWPTFYKLVHGLAEKGQTCHIFCEDNWMRYLDYLYEMPQGTRFYFEYGDPKLVKEKLGKKHIISGFYPITYLKTATKEQCIDKAKELIDILAPGGNYWFTFDKSPVSLNTINPENYLAVLEYVRDNGSYHNAGDKVWTQPKEASIEPILKNIPEFKSKYYTPYEEYERLNPPPRPDLNDIIGQKMQQYEDMLFNMLLMMC, encoded by the coding sequence ATGAATGATCGTGTGAAAAAATTACAAGATGAAAGAACTCAGTTGTTCACTGATTTATACACCGGCACGATTCCTAAACGAATTCCCATTAATACGGCGCTTCCCTTGGAATGTATGATTGAATATTCTGGCAAAGATTTGGGAAGAACACAGTGGAGCCGAGAAGGCGTAAAAGAGATTTATGAAAAAGCGCTTGAGATTACTTGTAGCGATGCTTATCCAGCAAATTTTTCTCGTTACCCAGCTCACTTCCACATCCTAAAATCGATCGGTTTTAGGATGGGTTCCAACGGGATTATTCAACATCCCGAAATATCCGGCATGTTGCCGGAAGATTACGATGAATTTATAAAAAATCCTTATGATTGTCTAATGGAGAATATTTTTCCCCGACTCTATCCCGCTTTAGACACCGAACCTGTTCATCGATCCATGGTTCTGGCGAAGGCAATGAAAGCTTATTATGAGTATATTGAGTTTTATGCTGGAATTGATCAGGAGTTAATCAATGAATATGGATTTTTTGTTCCACCTCCTGGTTCGAGCACCGGAGGAACAACCCCTTTTGATTTTTTAGCCGATTTTCCCAGAGGATTCAAGGGAATAACCATGGATATCAAGCGCTGCCCTGAAAAAATTCTTGAAGCTTGCGAAGCGATTCTTCCCTTATCAATAAAAAAAGGAACCCCCATAAAAGCCTCTCCATTGGGTTCCAATTTTATTGCGCTACATATGGCTACCTATTTAAGAACCAAAGATTTCGAAAAATACTACTGGCCGACTTTCTATAAACTCGTTCACGGTTTAGCTGAAAAAGGACAGACTTGTCACATTTTCTGCGAAGATAACTGGATGCGCTATCTGGATTATCTCTACGAAATGCCCCAGGGCACCCGTTTTTATTTTGAGTACGGCGATCCAAAATTGGTAAAAGAAAAGCTTGGTAAAAAACATATTATCTCCGGTTTTTATCCCATTACTTACTTGAAAACAGCAACCAAAGAACAATGCATTGATAAAGCCAAAGAGCTCATTGATATCCTGGCTCCTGGAGGAAATTACTGGTTCACCTTTGATAAAAGTCCCGTTTCTCTTAATACAATCAATCCTGAGAACTATTTAGCGGTTCTCGAGTATGTTCGGGATAACGGAAGCTATCACAATGCCGGTGACAAAGTTTGGACGCAACCAAAAGAGGCTTCTATTGAACCGATTCTAAAAAATATTCCTGAGTTTAAAAGTAAATATTATACGCCATATGAAGAATATGAAAGACTCAACCCACCTCCAAGACCTGATCTCAATGATATCATTGGTCAAAAAATGCAGCAATATGAGGACATGCTCTTCAATATGCTGCTGATGATGTGCTAA
- a CDS encoding TetR/AcrR family transcriptional regulator, whose protein sequence is MGNYKAGLQTKHKIYVTAKQLFYEHGFIKTTLAEIAQESDTNKAMVAYYFKNKNNLALEIYNEYMVANKVRTQNSINEKFPGCNVVLKTAIEYRVQNRNCRLNRHLNQFYHELCDTNILMKNESASVGFVENINRSYKLGLERLEVKALALANLAVVHGLHVSRDDGYLDCSSEYLAELEIRLLFQSLRFENDFIDQCIEASRKMIDEIEVKVEKNFIVR, encoded by the coding sequence TTGGGAAACTATAAAGCAGGATTGCAAACAAAGCATAAAATATATGTAACTGCTAAACAATTATTCTATGAACATGGTTTTATTAAGACGACTTTAGCAGAAATTGCCCAGGAATCGGACACCAATAAAGCCATGGTGGCCTATTATTTTAAAAACAAAAACAACCTGGCACTGGAAATATACAATGAATATATGGTTGCCAATAAAGTCAGAACCCAAAATTCCATCAATGAGAAATTTCCAGGTTGCAATGTTGTTTTGAAAACAGCAATAGAATACCGAGTTCAAAATCGCAATTGCCGATTGAATCGACATTTGAATCAGTTTTATCATGAACTGTGTGATACAAATATTTTGATGAAAAACGAAAGTGCTTCGGTCGGCTTTGTTGAAAATATCAATCGCTCTTATAAACTTGGACTTGAGCGGCTAGAGGTAAAGGCACTGGCACTGGCAAATCTTGCTGTGGTTCATGGACTCCACGTTTCGCGAGATGATGGTTATTTAGATTGCAGTAGCGAATATCTGGCCGAGTTAGAAATTCGTTTGCTTTTCCAAAGTCTGCGTTTTGAAAATGATTTTATTGATCAATGTATTGAAGCGTCTCGGAAAATGATTGATGAAATAGAAGTTAAAGTTGAGAAAAACTTTATCGTGAGATAA
- a CDS encoding PolC-type DNA polymerase III — protein MSILTRRQERYQKIITDYHLITDSIKINSSKGELIFKFSSPKKQADTEFIDTELREIFDYAQALQIEVAPLKYENGEHLLSTDGKGVSQLLVGINQKITNILLINTLIAEGNTFYVRGRSTGELDGEALAIFSSRFKRLIAEHYGLEADLVVRFTDEDSVAEKSQQDLEKRLANIKPVVSTASSSSTGTAKLPKAEKPGDVVSGKKITKPHDLLKNVDFSINGESEGKSLVIKGWVFGVNTRALKNNKTLLTFNITDNTNSITCKIFTDKEEVIEGIKEGCWYLAEGKINYDEYSQEMMFYPRNINLSKETIRTDDAPVKRVELHMHSQFSSMDAVSKVEKIMKQASDFQHDIIGITDHGVLQAYPEMMELGRKKKIKVLYGVEGYLVEDQLNMVFGNQDQGFCGEFTFFDLETTGLVPGNHKIIEIAAVKIKNKQIIESFTTLVNPHCEIPPFITNLTNITNQMVADGAEERDAIEEFLAFSGDTILVAHNASFDMSFLNKALSEHSIQRENTAVDTLAMSRCLLTQISKHTLKKLCSHFKIDIQNHHRALDDASASAKVFVKLLDLAEKKGCTSIQTLNTLSSRERSIRINATNHIIIYAKNQAGIKDLYRLVSESHLNYFYKKPRIPKSLLAENRENLLLGSACEAGELFSAMVHNKSEDEIQQIASFYDYLEIQPLGNNQYLIDNNSVPDQEALKTLNKRIIDLGRSLNKPVVATGDVHFVNKEDSLYREILFTGQGYKDAGKQPPLYYRTTQEMLDEFDYLDEETARAVVIDNPRKIGALIEEVLPIPDGTYPPVIEGSDDEIREMVEDRAKELFGHPLPDIVEKRIKKELDSIIGNGYSVLYLIAQKLVYHSMEDGYLVGSRGSVGSSFVATLCGITEVNPLAPHYRCPNCKHSEFFNSTEVGVGPDLKDANCPHCNTKMDKDGFDIPFETFLGFEGDKEPDIDLNFSGENQAEAHRYTEVLFGKGKVFRAGTISTIAEKTAFGFVKNYYDEKEIKATRAELERVIQCCAGVKKTTGQHPGGIMVVPTYKDIYDFCPVQRPADDTESDTVTTHFAYESISGRLLKLDILGHDDPTMLKMLKDFTDIDPVGTPLDDEKTMSLFTSTKALDLKDSDFESPLGVCGIPEFGTSFVREMLLDTKPTAFSDLIRISGLSHGTDVWLNNAQDLIRDKKATIKEAICTRDDIMIYLIYAGLEAKTAFTIMEAVRKGKGLKPEWEEDMRKNKVPEWYIDSCKKIKYMFPKAHAAAYVTMAFRIAWYKVYYPLAYYATYFSVRASEFDAQLISQGKGAVVQRMNQIKDLGTKASNKEKSLLTVLEIAHEMMCRGYTFKNVDVYESNFSQFRIIGDALLPPLNALEGIGDKAAQRIFEEAQIRPYMSREDLQARTKISKSVIETLEKQGCLNQLPASNQIAFF, from the coding sequence TTGAGTATTTTAACCCGACGACAAGAACGATATCAAAAAATAATAACGGACTATCATCTAATCACCGATAGTATAAAAATCAATTCCAGTAAAGGGGAATTGATTTTTAAATTTTCCAGTCCTAAAAAACAGGCAGATACTGAATTTATCGATACCGAATTACGAGAAATTTTCGATTACGCCCAGGCCCTTCAAATTGAGGTCGCTCCCTTAAAATATGAAAATGGCGAGCATCTGCTATCAACTGATGGCAAGGGCGTCAGCCAGCTCCTGGTTGGCATTAACCAAAAAATCACCAATATCTTACTGATCAACACCCTGATTGCTGAAGGCAATACCTTTTATGTCAGAGGGCGATCCACGGGAGAACTGGATGGCGAAGCGCTGGCCATTTTTTCCAGCCGTTTCAAACGGTTGATCGCTGAGCATTATGGCCTGGAAGCTGATTTGGTGGTGCGTTTCACCGATGAAGATTCGGTGGCAGAGAAGAGTCAGCAGGATCTGGAGAAACGACTGGCCAATATTAAACCCGTTGTTTCGACTGCCAGTTCAAGTTCTACCGGTACCGCCAAACTTCCCAAAGCTGAAAAACCCGGGGATGTGGTCTCTGGAAAAAAAATAACCAAGCCTCATGATTTGCTTAAGAATGTTGATTTCAGTATTAATGGCGAATCAGAAGGGAAAAGTCTGGTTATTAAAGGCTGGGTCTTTGGGGTGAACACCCGGGCACTGAAAAACAATAAAACCTTGCTCACTTTTAATATCACTGACAATACCAACAGCATTACCTGTAAGATCTTCACCGATAAGGAAGAAGTGATTGAAGGGATTAAAGAAGGGTGCTGGTATCTGGCCGAAGGGAAAATCAATTATGATGAGTATTCTCAGGAAATGATGTTTTATCCCCGAAACATCAATCTTTCCAAAGAAACCATCCGAACTGATGACGCACCGGTAAAACGGGTGGAGCTTCATATGCACAGCCAGTTCAGTTCAATGGATGCGGTCAGCAAAGTGGAAAAAATAATGAAGCAGGCATCAGATTTTCAACATGATATCATCGGGATCACCGATCATGGGGTTTTGCAGGCCTATCCGGAAATGATGGAATTGGGCAGAAAGAAAAAAATCAAGGTGCTTTATGGCGTCGAAGGCTATCTGGTTGAAGACCAGCTGAACATGGTTTTTGGCAATCAGGATCAGGGCTTTTGTGGCGAATTTACTTTTTTTGATCTGGAAACCACTGGGTTGGTCCCCGGAAACCATAAGATTATTGAAATTGCCGCCGTTAAAATTAAAAATAAGCAGATCATCGAGAGCTTTACAACATTGGTAAATCCCCATTGTGAGATTCCGCCGTTTATCACGAATCTGACCAATATCACCAATCAGATGGTCGCAGATGGTGCCGAAGAACGGGATGCCATTGAAGAATTTCTGGCATTTTCAGGCGACACTATTTTAGTTGCGCATAATGCTTCGTTTGATATGAGCTTTTTAAACAAGGCGTTGTCGGAACACAGCATCCAACGGGAAAATACCGCAGTAGATACCCTGGCCATGTCCCGGTGCCTGTTAACGCAGATTAGCAAGCATACCCTGAAGAAACTATGCTCACATTTTAAAATCGACATTCAAAATCATCACCGGGCGCTTGATGATGCGTCAGCCTCAGCCAAGGTATTTGTGAAGCTTCTGGATTTGGCCGAGAAAAAGGGCTGCACCTCGATTCAAACCCTTAACACCCTTTCCAGCCGGGAACGGAGCATCCGGATTAATGCCACCAACCATATTATCATCTATGCCAAAAATCAGGCGGGGATCAAGGATTTATATCGGCTGGTCTCTGAGTCTCACCTGAATTATTTTTATAAAAAACCCCGAATCCCCAAGTCATTGTTGGCCGAAAACCGGGAAAATCTCCTGTTAGGTTCGGCTTGTGAAGCCGGCGAATTGTTTTCGGCCATGGTCCACAATAAATCCGAGGATGAGATTCAACAGATTGCCAGCTTTTACGACTATCTGGAAATCCAGCCGCTGGGTAACAACCAATACCTGATCGACAATAACAGTGTCCCGGACCAGGAAGCCCTTAAAACATTGAATAAACGGATCATAGATTTAGGCAGAAGTTTGAACAAACCAGTGGTAGCCACCGGCGATGTCCACTTTGTCAATAAAGAAGATTCGCTTTATCGGGAAATTCTATTCACCGGTCAGGGTTACAAGGATGCCGGTAAGCAACCACCGCTGTATTATCGCACCACTCAGGAGATGCTGGATGAATTTGATTATCTGGATGAGGAAACGGCTCGGGCGGTTGTTATCGACAATCCCCGAAAAATCGGAGCACTGATTGAAGAGGTATTGCCGATTCCGGATGGCACCTATCCGCCGGTAATTGAAGGTTCCGATGATGAGATTCGGGAAATGGTGGAAGACCGAGCCAAAGAGCTCTTTGGGCATCCGCTGCCAGACATCGTCGAGAAGCGAATCAAAAAAGAATTGGATTCCATTATTGGAAACGGCTATTCAGTACTCTATCTGATTGCTCAGAAACTGGTGTACCATTCCATGGAAGATGGATACCTGGTCGGCTCCCGGGGATCGGTGGGATCGTCCTTTGTAGCTACCCTTTGTGGTATCACCGAGGTTAACCCGTTGGCACCCCACTACCGTTGCCCTAACTGCAAGCATTCAGAGTTTTTTAACAGTACCGAGGTTGGGGTGGGACCGGACTTAAAAGATGCCAATTGTCCCCATTGTAATACCAAAATGGACAAGGATGGTTTTGATATCCCTTTTGAAACCTTCCTGGGGTTTGAAGGTGATAAAGAGCCAGATATCGATCTCAATTTCTCGGGCGAAAATCAGGCTGAAGCCCATCGCTATACCGAGGTGCTCTTCGGCAAGGGAAAAGTTTTCCGGGCCGGAACCATCTCGACCATTGCCGAAAAAACAGCCTTTGGTTTTGTTAAAAACTACTATGACGAAAAAGAAATCAAAGCCACCCGGGCCGAACTGGAACGGGTGATTCAGTGTTGTGCCGGGGTGAAAAAGACCACCGGCCAACATCCTGGTGGAATAATGGTCGTACCGACTTATAAGGATATCTACGACTTCTGCCCGGTTCAACGACCGGCAGATGATACCGAAAGCGACACCGTTACCACCCATTTTGCTTATGAATCCATCAGTGGACGATTGTTGAAACTTGATATTCTGGGTCATGATGATCCCACGATGCTAAAAATGCTCAAGGATTTTACCGATATTGATCCAGTTGGGACTCCTCTGGATGATGAAAAAACCATGAGTCTGTTTACCTCCACCAAAGCTCTTGATCTTAAAGACAGTGATTTTGAATCGCCGCTGGGAGTTTGCGGGATTCCTGAGTTTGGCACCAGCTTTGTTCGGGAAATGCTGTTGGATACCAAGCCGACCGCATTTTCTGATCTGATCCGAATTTCTGGACTTTCTCATGGAACCGATGTATGGCTCAACAATGCCCAGGATCTGATCCGGGATAAGAAGGCCACCATCAAAGAAGCGATCTGTACCCGGGATGATATTATGATTTATCTGATTTACGCCGGGCTGGAAGCCAAAACTGCTTTTACCATTATGGAAGCCGTCCGAAAAGGCAAAGGGCTCAAACCCGAATGGGAAGAGGACATGCGTAAGAATAAGGTGCCGGAATGGTACATCGACTCCTGTAAAAAGATTAAATACATGTTTCCTAAGGCCCATGCGGCGGCTTATGTTACCATGGCATTTCGAATTGCCTGGTATAAGGTCTATTACCCGTTGGCCTATTATGCCACTTATTTTTCAGTTCGGGCCAGTGAGTTTGATGCTCAGCTCATCAGCCAGGGCAAAGGTGCGGTGGTGCAACGGATGAATCAGATCAAAGATCTGGGCACCAAAGCGTCCAACAAAGAGAAATCCTTACTGACGGTGCTGGAAATAGCCCATGAAATGATGTGCCGTGGTTACACCTTCAAAAATGTGGACGTCTATGAGTCCAATTTCAGTCAATTCCGGATTATTGGCGATGCTTTACTGCCGCCTTTAAATGCCTTGGAAGGAATTGGTGATAAGGCCGCCCAGCGAATTTTTGAAGAAGCCCAGATTCGCCCTTATATGTCCCGTGAGGATTTACAGGCGCGGACAAAGATCAGTAAATCGGTGATCGAAACACTGGAAAAACAGGGCTGTTTAAACCAGTTACCAGCATCGAATCAGATTGCGTTTTTTTAA